A single region of the Pontibacter kalidii genome encodes:
- a CDS encoding acyl-CoA-binding protein, translated as MATQQEFEHAVAKSKTLSERPSNDVLLKLYALYKQATEGDVNTERPGGFDFKNIAKWDAWKKQEGKSPEEARAEYVQFVDQLVG; from the coding sequence ATGGCCACACAACAAGAATTCGAGCATGCTGTAGCGAAGTCAAAAACCCTAAGCGAGCGCCCCAGCAACGATGTGCTGCTGAAACTTTACGCCCTGTACAAGCAGGCCACTGAAGGCGACGTAAACACCGAGCGCCCGGGCGGCTTTGACTTTAAGAACATCGCCAAGTGGGATGCCTGGAAAAAGCAGGAAGGCAAAAGCCCGGAAGAGGCTCGCGCAGAGTATGTACAGTTTGTAGACCAATTGGTGGGCTAG
- a CDS encoding putative signal transducing protein: MAERLVTIATFNELTEAHILKGRLEAEGILCFLGDEHIVGVHPFYSVAVGGVKLKVTEGDVMEAKAILARIQEGSSQFDYDSIDMASPVQEQPRALVCPNCGSDNVGELGIPMPFMSRRYTCYNCSHTWKERK, from the coding sequence ATGGCTGAGCGCCTGGTAACCATCGCCACGTTTAACGAACTCACGGAGGCTCACATCCTGAAGGGTCGCCTGGAGGCAGAGGGCATCCTCTGTTTTCTGGGAGATGAGCACATTGTGGGCGTGCACCCTTTCTACTCCGTGGCCGTCGGGGGCGTGAAGCTGAAAGTGACTGAGGGTGACGTGATGGAGGCCAAGGCCATACTTGCCCGCATACAGGAGGGCTCCAGCCAGTTCGATTACGACAGTATAGACATGGCATCGCCTGTGCAGGAGCAGCCACGGGCCCTCGTCTGCCCCAACTGCGGCTCCGACAACGTAGGTGAGCTCGGCATCCCGATGCCGTTTATGAGCCGGCGCTATACTTGTTATAACTGCAGCCACACCTGGAAGGAAAGAAAATAA
- a CDS encoding SusC/RagA family TonB-linked outer membrane protein, with product MKKSYFLKLLLLLWVLPFALLAQTNVSGTVTDAGAGTPLPGVSVIVVGTTTGTTTDAQGNYMIALPAGANKLTFSFLGYVPQTREVSSNMTKLDVQLQERTTNLQEVVVTGLATTVKRANAANAVTALNTKELVGTTNPQTLDGAISGKVVGANVVTSSGAPGGGISVKMRGITSIFGEAEPLYVIDGIIMDNSSISSGLNAVTAASTQGNTSTQDNPSNRIADLNPDDIESIEFLKGASAAAIYGSLASAGVVVITTKRGAVGKTVVNFSQDVGVATVSNLLGMRPLTEERVRSTYNNNEAILQMFREARDAGRLIDYEEELYGNEGMLYTTRLNVSGGDDKTRFFVGGLIQDEEGIIKNTGYEKKSLRFNLDHTISKRFDFSLSTNYINSSADRGLTNNDNAGVSYGVALSSTPSFANLFPDENGIYPNNPFASSNFLQTRDLITNNELTNRFIGGLTVNAYLHETDKTSTKLVLRGGLDFYNLKTRAIFPSLLQFQSNGNGTNGASIQGNNYNLNTNFAAFLVNNLNLADNTLFLTTTVGATRENFNQDQTLNVATQLVEGQTNLDQAGALDISQTRLIERNKGLFFQEEVNFRDRIIATAGLRLDKSSNNADPNEFQAFPKFSLALNVANFDFWNVEAVSLLKLRSAYGEAGGFPPFGAKYTSFVPSNIGGTPGVIIALQRGNSNIEQERQKELEAGIDLGLFNSRVILEATVYNKQVENLILFQNTEPSSGSTTRVVNGGELRNRGIELALNLIPLETPSLKWDSKTSYWVNRSKITQLDIEPFALGAFGSGYGTYFIEEGASATQIVGATADGEVRKIGDATPDFQMNFHNFFTIKQNLTFSFLLHWKKGGDNVNLTQLLFDASGTSADYDEDDDGDGVINGEDRLSSGTAETWVQDASYLRLREIGLYYTIPKSALSTVFGNLLQNVRVGASANNLFTITDYSGYDPEVSNFGSNGLSTGVDVTPFPPSKRYFFHLSIGF from the coding sequence ATGAAGAAAAGCTACTTCTTGAAGCTGCTACTGCTGCTTTGGGTGCTGCCGTTTGCCTTGCTTGCTCAGACAAACGTAAGCGGCACCGTAACCGATGCCGGCGCCGGCACCCCTCTGCCCGGCGTCAGTGTGATCGTGGTAGGAACTACCACAGGCACTACCACTGATGCACAGGGAAATTACATGATCGCGCTGCCTGCAGGTGCTAACAAACTTACGTTCTCGTTTCTGGGGTATGTGCCGCAGACGCGGGAGGTCTCTTCGAACATGACAAAACTCGACGTGCAGCTACAGGAAAGAACCACCAACCTGCAGGAGGTCGTGGTGACCGGCCTGGCTACTACCGTGAAAAGGGCTAACGCCGCCAACGCCGTGACTGCCCTGAATACGAAGGAGCTTGTGGGTACCACCAACCCGCAGACTTTGGACGGCGCCATTAGTGGCAAGGTGGTTGGAGCCAATGTGGTAACCAGCTCCGGTGCACCGGGTGGTGGTATCTCGGTGAAAATGCGCGGTATCACCTCCATCTTCGGCGAAGCGGAGCCTCTCTATGTTATCGACGGCATCATCATGGACAACTCCTCGATCTCGAGCGGTCTGAATGCCGTGACGGCGGCCAGCACCCAGGGCAACACCTCGACCCAGGACAACCCATCTAACCGCATCGCGGACCTGAACCCGGACGATATCGAGAGCATCGAGTTCCTCAAAGGAGCTTCTGCCGCGGCTATCTATGGCTCTCTGGCCTCAGCGGGCGTGGTAGTGATCACTACCAAGCGCGGAGCCGTGGGCAAAACGGTGGTGAACTTCTCTCAGGACGTTGGCGTGGCCACGGTATCTAACCTGCTGGGAATGCGCCCGCTTACGGAGGAGCGCGTACGCTCTACCTACAACAACAATGAGGCGATTCTGCAAATGTTCCGGGAGGCCCGGGATGCCGGGCGGTTGATAGACTACGAAGAGGAGCTTTACGGCAACGAAGGGATGCTCTACACCACGCGCTTGAACGTGAGCGGTGGAGACGACAAGACCCGCTTCTTTGTGGGCGGTTTAATACAGGATGAGGAGGGGATTATCAAGAACACCGGGTATGAGAAGAAGTCGCTGCGCTTTAACCTCGATCATACCATCTCCAAGCGTTTCGATTTTAGCCTGAGCACCAACTATATCAACTCCTCCGCCGACCGCGGCCTCACCAACAACGATAACGCAGGCGTTTCCTACGGGGTGGCTTTATCTTCTACGCCGAGCTTTGCGAACCTCTTCCCCGACGAGAACGGCATTTACCCCAACAACCCCTTTGCCTCCTCTAACTTTCTGCAGACCCGCGACCTGATCACCAACAATGAGCTTACCAACCGTTTTATTGGCGGCCTAACCGTAAACGCCTACCTGCACGAAACTGATAAAACTTCTACCAAGCTGGTGCTGCGCGGCGGACTGGATTTTTACAATCTTAAGACCAGAGCGATTTTCCCAAGCCTGCTGCAGTTCCAGTCTAACGGCAACGGCACCAACGGCGCCTCTATCCAGGGCAACAACTATAACCTGAACACCAACTTTGCGGCTTTCCTGGTGAACAACCTTAACCTGGCCGATAACACCTTGTTCCTGACAACCACGGTAGGCGCCACACGCGAGAACTTTAACCAGGACCAGACGCTGAACGTGGCCACCCAACTGGTAGAGGGACAGACAAACCTCGACCAGGCGGGGGCGCTCGATATCTCGCAGACCCGCTTGATCGAACGGAACAAGGGCTTGTTCTTTCAGGAGGAGGTGAACTTCCGCGACCGCATTATTGCCACGGCCGGCCTGCGCCTGGACAAGTCGTCCAACAACGCAGACCCGAACGAGTTTCAAGCCTTCCCGAAGTTCTCGCTTGCGCTGAACGTGGCTAACTTCGACTTCTGGAACGTGGAGGCCGTGAGCCTGCTGAAGCTGCGCAGCGCCTATGGTGAGGCGGGGGGCTTCCCTCCGTTCGGGGCAAAGTATACTTCTTTCGTTCCTTCCAACATAGGTGGCACGCCAGGTGTCATCATCGCCTTGCAGCGCGGCAACAGTAACATTGAGCAGGAACGCCAGAAGGAGCTGGAGGCGGGTATAGACCTAGGCCTGTTCAATAGCAGGGTAATTTTGGAGGCGACCGTGTACAACAAGCAGGTAGAGAACCTGATCTTGTTTCAGAACACTGAGCCTTCCTCCGGCTCTACCACACGGGTTGTGAACGGTGGTGAACTGCGCAACAGAGGTATAGAGTTGGCTCTTAACCTGATTCCGTTGGAAACCCCTAGCCTGAAATGGGACTCGAAGACGAGCTACTGGGTAAACCGCTCCAAGATCACGCAACTCGACATTGAGCCTTTTGCGCTGGGCGCCTTTGGTAGCGGTTACGGAACCTACTTTATAGAAGAGGGAGCATCGGCCACCCAGATTGTGGGGGCAACGGCAGACGGCGAGGTCCGAAAGATCGGCGACGCCACGCCGGACTTCCAGATGAACTTCCACAACTTCTTTACCATCAAGCAGAACCTGACTTTCTCGTTCCTGCTCCACTGGAAGAAGGGAGGGGACAACGTGAACCTGACGCAGCTGCTTTTCGACGCCAGCGGTACCTCGGCAGACTACGACGAGGATGACGACGGCGACGGCGTGATCAACGGAGAGGACAGGCTTAGCTCCGGCACTGCCGAGACGTGGGTGCAGGATGCCTCTTACCTGCGCCTGCGCGAAATCGGCCTTTACTATACTATCCCGAAATCAGCGTTGAGCACCGTGTTCGGCAACCTGCTGCAGAACGTGCGCGTGGGAGCCTCTGCCAACAACCTGTTCACTATCACCGACTATTCTGGCTATGATCCGGAAGTATCCAACTTCGGCAGCAACGGCCTGTCTACAGGTGTGGACGTTACTCCGTTTCCGCCCTCCAAGCGCTACTTCTTCCATTTATCTATTGGCTTTTAA
- a CDS encoding GAF domain-containing protein, with protein MSNNPQGNFHETVVSISSSDHVKLSVDDFPFKTTLSLAPLISYWEEKLQNDPNCNADRIRDLITLLRNTPELMGSIEEITIVDKHLDTLDVLMGDIFPGALWENDIKAVSVPFRFQSFYATPKLEELGLLEGTDSSERLELDRKTLLFRLTLQAYTIILAKFYKANFVVNEPFVFTTHDKFTGLPRHYKVDVDLKFMEVKAKGEVKPLKAQQINYLINRYNNLDRWMELLPPDNFEFSGFAIFDFTDVTMEQTISSLRYDLLDKDSVSTREGFTSLQQKLRVLFGLPGIQLGFASCPNLREFDTSYARRIWSGLILTQDCDLSLSDLKGSIYEPVMKQGNTVVVEDLKVLHHPTRMEQKLLEMGIRNLIIAPLEYEGTTIGLMELASPIPGELNALSTIKLKEILPLFALAMNRSLEELRSSIQSIIKEKYTAIHPIVEWRFTKAAINLLERMERNNSPEIEPIIFRDIYPLYGSSDIRSSASERNKAIQGDLLEQLVLAKEVILAVKDKMPLAILDELLFKIDNLSLSILHELSSGDEVLILDFLRSEIELLFDYFLRKEPSAEPAVQAYRSAINNPYKAVYNKRRAYEESLFMINETISSFLDREEEKAQQIFPHYFEKYKTDGVEYNIYIGASLLNSGDFQPIYLKNMRLWQLMLTCEIARRIQKLRASLKLPLEITQLILVHADPISIRYRLDEKKFDVDGANNISYEIIKKRIDKANILGSEERLTQPGKIAIVYTQQKAMQEYLRYLEFLRAEGYTEGEVEHLEVEDLQGVQGLKALRVTVNLKEELRHNIDAGDELLSIARSASLN; from the coding sequence ATGAGCAATAACCCACAAGGCAACTTCCACGAGACGGTGGTCTCCATAAGCAGCAGCGACCATGTGAAGCTGAGCGTAGACGATTTCCCGTTCAAGACCACGCTTAGCCTAGCGCCGCTTATTTCTTACTGGGAGGAGAAGCTGCAGAACGACCCCAACTGTAACGCCGACCGCATACGGGATCTGATAACGCTGTTGCGAAACACGCCCGAGCTCATGGGCTCCATCGAGGAGATCACGATAGTGGACAAACACCTGGACACACTGGACGTGCTGATGGGGGACATTTTTCCGGGCGCGCTGTGGGAGAACGACATCAAGGCCGTCTCGGTGCCGTTCAGGTTCCAGAGCTTTTATGCCACGCCCAAGCTGGAGGAACTAGGCCTGCTGGAGGGCACCGACTCCTCGGAAAGGCTGGAGCTGGACCGAAAGACACTGCTTTTCAGGCTTACGCTGCAGGCTTACACCATCATACTTGCCAAGTTCTACAAGGCTAACTTTGTGGTCAACGAGCCCTTCGTATTTACCACCCACGATAAGTTTACGGGGCTGCCGCGCCATTATAAGGTGGATGTGGACCTGAAGTTTATGGAGGTAAAAGCCAAAGGCGAGGTGAAGCCGCTCAAGGCCCAGCAGATAAACTACCTCATCAACCGCTACAACAACCTGGACAGGTGGATGGAGCTGCTGCCGCCCGACAATTTTGAGTTCAGCGGATTCGCCATCTTCGACTTTACGGACGTAACGATGGAGCAGACCATCTCCTCCCTCCGCTACGACCTGCTGGACAAGGACTCCGTGAGTACCAGGGAAGGCTTTACGAGCCTGCAGCAAAAGCTGCGCGTGCTCTTTGGCCTGCCGGGCATACAGCTGGGCTTCGCCTCCTGCCCGAACCTGCGCGAGTTCGACACCAGCTACGCCCGCCGTATCTGGAGCGGCCTTATACTTACCCAGGACTGCGACCTGTCGCTCAGCGACCTGAAAGGCTCTATCTATGAGCCCGTCATGAAGCAGGGAAACACCGTGGTGGTGGAGGACCTGAAGGTGCTGCACCACCCCACCCGCATGGAGCAAAAGCTGCTGGAGATGGGCATCCGCAACCTCATCATCGCGCCGCTGGAGTACGAGGGCACCACCATTGGCCTGATGGAGCTCGCCTCGCCCATCCCCGGCGAGCTGAACGCCCTCTCCACCATCAAGCTAAAGGAGATACTGCCCCTGTTTGCCCTGGCCATGAACCGGAGCCTGGAGGAACTGCGCAGTAGCATCCAGAGCATCATCAAGGAAAAGTATACTGCTATACACCCGATTGTGGAGTGGCGCTTTACGAAGGCAGCCATTAACCTGCTGGAGAGAATGGAGCGCAACAACAGCCCGGAGATAGAGCCTATCATCTTCCGCGACATCTATCCGCTCTACGGCTCCTCTGACATCCGCAGCTCCGCCAGCGAGCGCAACAAGGCCATACAGGGTGACCTGCTCGAGCAACTGGTGCTGGCCAAAGAAGTTATACTTGCCGTAAAGGATAAGATGCCGCTGGCCATACTAGACGAGCTGCTGTTTAAGATAGATAATCTCTCGCTGAGCATCCTGCACGAGCTTAGCTCGGGCGACGAGGTGCTTATACTTGATTTCCTGCGCTCTGAGATCGAGCTGCTCTTCGATTACTTCCTTAGAAAGGAGCCATCGGCAGAACCGGCCGTGCAGGCCTACCGCTCGGCCATCAACAACCCCTATAAGGCTGTTTACAACAAGCGCCGCGCCTATGAGGAAAGCCTGTTCATGATCAACGAGACCATCTCCAGCTTCCTGGACAGGGAGGAGGAGAAGGCGCAGCAGATCTTCCCACACTACTTCGAGAAGTATAAAACCGATGGCGTGGAGTATAACATCTACATCGGGGCCTCGCTGCTGAACTCCGGCGACTTCCAGCCCATATACCTCAAGAACATGCGCCTGTGGCAGCTCATGCTCACCTGCGAGATTGCCCGCCGCATACAGAAACTGCGCGCCAGCCTGAAACTGCCGCTCGAGATCACGCAGCTGATACTGGTGCACGCCGATCCTATCTCCATCCGCTACAGGCTCGATGAGAAGAAGTTTGACGTGGACGGCGCCAACAACATCAGCTACGAGATCATTAAAAAACGCATCGACAAGGCCAACATTCTCGGCTCCGAGGAGCGGCTGACGCAGCCCGGCAAGATCGCCATCGTGTATACCCAGCAAAAGGCGATGCAGGAGTATTTGCGCTACCTGGAGTTCCTGCGGGCAGAGGGGTATACCGAAGGGGAGGTGGAGCACCTGGAGGTGGAGGACCTGCAGGGCGTACAGGGCCTGAAGGCGCTGCGCGTAACGGTGAACCTGAAAGAGGAGCTCCGCCACAATATAGACGCCGGCGACGAGCTGCTGAGCATTGCCCGCTCGGCCAGCCTTAACTGA
- a CDS encoding CDGSH iron-sulfur domain-containing protein, which yields MAKTKITVNNNGSLRVEGEDFEIVDKDGNTYGLGGRTLVSICRCGLSKNKPFCDGSHKGHFEHNAEAFDLPPKK from the coding sequence ATGGCAAAAACGAAAATAACAGTAAACAACAACGGATCGCTCCGAGTGGAGGGCGAGGATTTTGAGATTGTAGACAAAGACGGGAACACCTATGGCCTGGGCGGGCGCACGCTCGTTTCCATCTGCCGCTGCGGCCTGTCTAAGAACAAGCCTTTCTGCGATGGCTCCCACAAAGGGCACTTTGAGCACAACGCTGAGGCCTTTGACCTTCCCCCTAAAAAATAA
- a CDS encoding RagB/SusD family nutrient uptake outer membrane protein, which produces MKRYRKLTTNVLGLLALCLTLPACEIDDVPDPNNSTIEDIRENTTVGQLNNLVVGAESGMRNSLGTYYDAVSVIGREVYRFSASDPRFTTDLLGSGSNVLNNNTFYITNPWSSRYRVVKNLNVLLDILSDNSMVSAGKITEAQRQGYLGFAKTIKAHQLLLNLTMTYDNGIRIDVNDPDNLGPVVGREEALAAITALLDEAKGHLEQAGDSFLFPLSSGFAGFNTPETFLQFNRALAARVSVYRENWTEALENLEASFFDLNGEFDRGVYYIFGTGAGDQLNPLYYPQNAAGEVRVAQPTFISDATPGDDRLSKVSQRAQAATQRGLSGAYDVWVYKSNTAPAPIIRNEELILIYAEANIQTGDLEEAVNALNIIRTRHGLQPYGGPVTQAALIDEMLYQRRYSLFFEGHRWIDVRRYDRLDELPVDREGDDVWERFPIPFAENI; this is translated from the coding sequence ATGAAAAGATATAGAAAACTAACGACCAACGTTCTGGGCTTGCTGGCACTGTGCCTAACCCTGCCCGCCTGCGAAATTGACGACGTACCGGACCCCAACAACTCTACGATTGAGGACATACGGGAGAACACCACCGTGGGGCAGCTTAACAACCTGGTGGTGGGCGCTGAGTCGGGCATGCGTAACAGCTTGGGCACCTACTACGATGCGGTGAGTGTGATAGGCCGGGAGGTGTACCGCTTCTCCGCCTCAGACCCCCGCTTTACCACCGATCTGCTGGGTTCCGGCAGCAACGTGTTAAACAACAACACCTTCTATATTACTAACCCCTGGTCCAGCAGGTACCGGGTGGTGAAGAACCTGAACGTGTTGCTTGACATCTTGAGCGATAACAGCATGGTGAGCGCGGGCAAGATAACGGAAGCGCAGCGGCAGGGATACTTGGGGTTCGCGAAAACTATTAAAGCGCACCAGTTGCTGCTGAACCTGACCATGACTTATGATAACGGTATACGGATAGACGTGAACGACCCCGACAACCTAGGGCCGGTAGTGGGCAGGGAAGAGGCGCTGGCTGCCATTACGGCGCTGTTGGACGAGGCGAAAGGCCATTTGGAACAGGCCGGAGACAGTTTCCTGTTCCCGCTGTCCAGTGGCTTTGCCGGGTTCAACACGCCTGAAACGTTCCTGCAGTTCAACAGAGCCCTTGCTGCAAGGGTGTCCGTGTACAGGGAGAATTGGACTGAGGCCCTGGAAAACCTGGAGGCGTCTTTCTTCGACCTAAACGGGGAATTTGACAGAGGCGTGTACTATATCTTCGGCACAGGTGCAGGCGATCAACTCAACCCGCTTTACTACCCGCAGAATGCGGCGGGGGAGGTGCGTGTGGCACAGCCAACCTTTATCTCGGATGCCACGCCGGGGGATGACCGTCTGTCCAAAGTGTCGCAGCGGGCGCAGGCTGCCACCCAGCGGGGCCTTAGCGGCGCATACGATGTATGGGTGTACAAGAGCAATACGGCCCCAGCGCCTATCATCCGCAACGAGGAACTGATCCTTATCTACGCTGAGGCCAACATTCAGACGGGTGATTTAGAAGAGGCGGTGAATGCACTGAACATCATTCGCACAAGGCATGGCTTGCAGCCATACGGCGGGCCTGTTACCCAGGCGGCGCTGATCGATGAAATGCTCTACCAGCGCCGCTACTCGCTGTTCTTTGAAGGGCACCGCTGGATAGACGTGCGCCGTTACGACCGCCTGGACGAACTGCCCGTGGACCGTGAAGGGGATGACGTGTGGGAGCGTTTCCCGATTCCGTTTGCCGAGAACATTTAG
- a CDS encoding SusC/RagA family TonB-linked outer membrane protein encodes MLVTLSYSQGVAWAEAAVSAGTSAVVQQQRLEVSGKVSDEQGEGVPGAAVLVKGTTVGATTDVEGNFTLSVPDPNGTLVISSLGYQRQEVPINNRAVINVTLATDVQALGEVVVTGYGTQRKADVTGATATVTSEDLNAGLNNNPLQTIQGKVAGLNIVSASGDPTNNRPAIRLRGTSSLSANSEPLIVIDGVAGADINTVAPEDIASMDVLKDASASAIYGSRGANGVILITTKRGTEGRITVDVNSYVGVETVARTLPFLSADEYVDRLREQGLDVAANDYGARTDWFDELTENAISQNYNLAVSGGTDKFTYRGSVVYLDQPGVAINSGFDRLNGRLNLSQTALNDRVEVQLLLSQFVSNKDYVDYFPFLLAGRINPTFPVFNDQGTYLQPGVEGFDEFNGNRIPGGFEIENPVARMEQITNESRDRQTLGNLKVFVEPVTDLRLGVNLSSNSFNSIYGFFRPSTWRANNNNVAFGLRSEREVVDRLMELTAQYNKVISSHSFDVLGGYTYQKLSNEGFFSANRGFPDVFGYNNLGTGDFPSDREVGSFQSEAILIGFLGRINYSYDDKYLLTANIRRDGSSRFGEENRWGWFPSLSVGWRIIEEDFLQGVGFINDLKLRVGYGVTGNQDGIPDYAARPLYGRSGTYQTGGEFRSAYRPLQNANPDLQWETSKMWNIGLDFAFLDGRLSGSLEFYDKDTEDLLFEYPIAIGTRYGSQNLTAIAPNILANVGEINNRGVELALDYLAVETDNFQWRTLLNLSHNRNQIESLSSGLFQYDPESPRTFGSFGSGQGGIAAPVALLEGRPVGQFYGPVLRGYGTSDTGEPIYLWEDFGGGGEDPFGADRTLLGDANPDLIFGWGNTFSYKSFTLDFLLRGAFGHQIVNGPYIYSANPNRFPSNNVVEDAFDTGIPEGISPAFSDQWVEDGDFIRLDNFRLSYRLPTIWKHLTNASVYIAGNNTFVITDYRGIDPEPRLGATRDVYGGSQSAGVQPGGGGGAGGANLTPAEASAIRRSLGGTDINTGDILAAGLSPGIEPLSFYPRTRTFILGISLTF; translated from the coding sequence TTGCTGGTAACCTTAAGCTACTCGCAGGGGGTAGCCTGGGCGGAAGCAGCCGTTAGCGCAGGCACTTCTGCTGTAGTGCAGCAGCAGCGGCTAGAGGTTAGCGGCAAAGTTTCAGACGAGCAGGGAGAAGGCGTACCGGGGGCTGCCGTTCTTGTTAAGGGTACAACGGTGGGAGCTACCACGGATGTAGAAGGTAACTTCACGCTCAGCGTGCCCGACCCCAACGGAACGCTGGTTATTTCCTCCCTGGGCTACCAAAGACAGGAGGTGCCCATCAATAACCGGGCTGTAATCAACGTTACGCTTGCTACGGATGTACAGGCCTTAGGCGAAGTGGTGGTAACGGGTTATGGTACACAGCGAAAAGCTGATGTAACAGGGGCTACCGCCACAGTGACTTCCGAGGACCTGAATGCTGGTTTGAACAACAACCCCTTGCAGACCATACAAGGTAAGGTGGCTGGCCTCAACATTGTCTCCGCTAGTGGAGACCCGACCAACAACCGCCCGGCCATCCGTTTAAGGGGCACCTCTTCCCTTAGCGCCAACAGTGAGCCGCTGATCGTGATAGATGGGGTGGCCGGGGCAGACATCAACACGGTGGCGCCGGAAGATATCGCATCCATGGACGTGTTGAAAGATGCATCCGCTTCGGCTATCTATGGCTCAAGAGGTGCCAATGGGGTCATATTGATCACGACCAAGCGCGGTACCGAAGGCAGGATCACTGTGGATGTCAACAGCTATGTCGGAGTAGAGACTGTGGCCAGAACCCTGCCCTTCCTGTCGGCTGATGAGTATGTGGACAGGCTGCGGGAGCAGGGGCTGGACGTGGCGGCAAACGACTATGGTGCCAGGACCGACTGGTTTGACGAATTAACCGAAAATGCCATCAGCCAAAACTATAACCTCGCTGTGTCAGGCGGTACCGACAAGTTTACCTACCGCGGCTCGGTAGTATACCTGGACCAGCCCGGCGTTGCCATAAACTCTGGCTTTGATCGCCTGAACGGGCGCCTCAACCTGAGCCAGACAGCCTTAAACGATCGGGTGGAGGTACAGCTGCTGCTCTCGCAGTTCGTAAGTAATAAAGACTATGTCGATTACTTCCCTTTTCTGCTGGCCGGCAGAATTAACCCTACTTTCCCCGTTTTTAACGACCAGGGCACCTACCTGCAGCCGGGAGTAGAGGGCTTCGATGAATTTAACGGCAACCGCATTCCGGGTGGCTTTGAGATAGAGAACCCCGTGGCACGCATGGAGCAGATCACCAATGAGTCCAGAGACAGACAAACACTCGGTAACCTGAAAGTCTTTGTAGAGCCGGTGACAGACTTGCGGTTGGGTGTAAACCTGTCTAGTAACAGCTTTAACAGTATCTATGGTTTCTTCAGGCCAAGTACGTGGCGCGCAAATAACAACAATGTCGCCTTCGGGTTAAGGTCTGAACGGGAGGTAGTTGACCGGCTGATGGAGCTGACCGCACAGTATAACAAAGTAATCAGTTCGCATAGTTTTGACGTGCTGGGAGGTTATACTTACCAGAAGCTATCAAACGAAGGGTTTTTCTCCGCAAACAGAGGTTTCCCGGACGTGTTCGGATACAACAACCTTGGAACAGGAGACTTTCCGAGTGATCGGGAGGTCGGTTCTTTCCAATCAGAGGCTATTCTGATAGGCTTCTTGGGTCGAATCAACTACTCTTATGACGATAAGTACCTGCTGACAGCTAATATCCGCAGAGATGGCTCTTCCCGTTTCGGGGAGGAGAACCGCTGGGGATGGTTCCCTTCGCTTTCTGTTGGCTGGCGCATCATAGAGGAAGACTTTTTGCAGGGAGTCGGGTTTATCAATGACCTCAAGCTGCGTGTAGGATATGGTGTTACCGGCAACCAGGATGGTATTCCGGACTATGCGGCCCGCCCACTTTATGGCCGCAGCGGCACCTACCAGACAGGCGGGGAGTTTCGCTCTGCCTACAGGCCTTTGCAGAACGCCAATCCGGACCTGCAGTGGGAGACATCCAAAATGTGGAATATCGGACTGGATTTCGCATTCCTGGATGGCCGACTGAGTGGCTCTTTGGAGTTCTATGATAAGGATACGGAAGACCTGCTGTTCGAATACCCGATCGCCATAGGCACCCGTTATGGCTCTCAGAACCTGACGGCTATAGCTCCCAACATACTGGCTAACGTGGGAGAAATCAATAACCGCGGCGTGGAGCTGGCGCTGGATTACCTGGCCGTAGAGACGGATAACTTCCAGTGGCGGACTCTCCTGAACCTTTCGCATAACAGGAACCAGATTGAGTCGCTGAGCTCCGGCCTGTTCCAGTATGACCCTGAAAGCCCCAGAACCTTTGGTAGTTTTGGCAGTGGCCAGGGCGGTATAGCGGCACCTGTGGCGCTGTTGGAGGGCCGCCCGGTGGGCCAGTTTTACGGACCGGTCCTGAGAGGCTACGGCACCAGTGATACAGGGGAGCCCATTTACCTGTGGGAGGACTTCGGAGGCGGAGGCGAAGACCCCTTCGGTGCCGACCGTACGCTCTTGGGAGATGCCAACCCAGACTTGATATTCGGATGGGGCAACACCTTTTCCTACAAGAGCTTCACGCTCGACTTCCTGCTCAGGGGCGCATTTGGGCATCAGATCGTGAACGGGCCTTACATTTACTCTGCCAACCCTAACCGCTTTCCAAGCAATAACGTGGTGGAAGATGCCTTCGACACCGGTATACCGGAAGGAATATCTCCTGCATTTTCAGACCAATGGGTAGAAGACGGGGACTTCATCCGTCTGGATAACTTCCGTCTCTCTTACCGGCTGCCTACTATCTGGAAGCACCTCACTAACGCTTCTGTTTACATTGCCGGCAACAACACGTTTGTGATCACAGATTACCGTGGCATAGACCCTGAACCAAGGCTGGGTGCTACCCGCGATGTATATGGCGGCTCTCAATCAGCCGGCGTGCAGCCTGGCGGTGGCGGTGGTGCAGGCGGTGCCAACCTGACCCCTGCCGAGGCCTCCGCTATCCGGCGGTCTTTAGGGGGAACCGATATCAACACGGGCGATATACTAGCGGCGGGCTTATCGCCTGGTATTGAGCCACTGTCGTTCTACCCGAGAACCCGCACCTTCATCCTCGGAATTTCTTTGACTTTTTAA